GGGATTATCGGTGGGTGGGGCGGGTTCAGAAAATTGATTGGTTTGTGTCCTAAATATTGGTTAAACCCGCCCCTACGAAATGGATGGATAATGATCAATTTTGGGGGCAAAGAAACCGGGTTTCTAGATTGAATTGAATTGTAGGGGCAGGTTCACCCATATCTCTCGTTTCTCACCGATAACCTTGGTGAACCTGCCCCCAACCCTTACCGGGAATTGGAGCGGGTGGGATTACCGATGGGTGGGGCGGGTTCAGAAAATTGATTGGTTTGTGTCCTAAATATTGGTTAAACCCGCCCCTACGAAATGGATGGATAATGATCAATTTTGGGGGCAAAGAAACCGGGTTTCTGCCAAAGTTGAGGAGACGAACGAGAAAATAAACAAGAAACCCGGTTTCTGGGTTGAGCATGGAGGGATAAATTGTTAATTGTTAATTGTTCATTGTTCATTGATTACAGGTTACAATCTACAAGTCTCGACGCGAGAGAAGAACACCACCACCTCACCCAATCCCCTCCCCATACCACCCAAGGAAGGTGACCTTTTATACTCAAAGAAAAAGTGAGGTCATTGTAGTTCATCCCTTCTCCTTTTTCGCGCCAGCCGACGCGATCGCCAAAATTACGCCAGATTTCTGCATTATACTCCCTTGTGCCCCCCAAACTCTGGTAAATTTTCTTCTGTACCGAAAACCCCCATTGACCCTTACTATATTTAACCCACAACCGGTCAATTGTTCGCAGGTCAGTACAGGGAAAATTATCAATATCTTCCACATCCAGCCAACCCTGTTCTTCCCGTCCCGCGACTTCCAGCATTCTCCTGGCTGTTTCCATATCTGCTTCTTTCCACTGCTGCTGCTGCAACAATTGCTGCAAGTAGCGATAATCAACCTCTTTATCCGACCTTAAATCATCCTCCTCTTCCCCAGAAAACGGGTCAGAAAAAGACTTTAACCACTCCTCCATCGACTTGGGACGGTCTCCCGGCTCTAGCGCCATCGCCCAGATAATCGCATCATTCACCTGAGAACTTATCGACTTCTCAAGTCGAATCGGCTCAATTAACGGCTCATTATCCAATTTTCGCGCATTAGAAAGGGTTGGCACTTGTTGCGTCACCGCATAATATAACGACGCGCCCAACGTATAGATATCGCACTGTTTTTCCCGTTTTCCTAACATCAACTGTTCATAGGGAGCAAACGCTTCATTTCCAAACTTCCGAGAAAACGAACTGGGGGGACAATCTCCAGCAATACCAAAATCAATTAACACCGCCTCCTTTTGCGGGCGAATCATAATATTCATCGGCGTGACATCCCAATGCACCAACCCCCGCTTGTGAACCTCAATCAAAGCATCTCCAATCTGCCGCACA
The Roseofilum capinflatum BLCC-M114 DNA segment above includes these coding regions:
- a CDS encoding serine/threonine-protein kinase; translated protein: MYWTRGERIGGGRYEIVDELGQGGFGLTYQAKHCELGSFCVIKAIGAWLRKQRNYDRFVERFRDEGRRLAELAQQKPHPHIVRVFDLFREPHQNYPGFEIDCLVMDFIAGETLEMAVYQSGKLPETEAVRYVRQIGDALIEVHKRGLVHWDVTPMNIMIRPQKEAVLIDFGIAGDCPPSSFSRKFGNEAFAPYEQLMLGKREKQCDIYTLGASLYYAVTQQVPTLSNARKLDNEPLIEPIRLEKSISSQVNDAIIWAMALEPGDRPKSMEEWLKSFSDPFSGEEEDDLRSDKEVDYRYLQQLLQQQQWKEADMETARRMLEVAGREEQGWLDVEDIDNFPCTDLRTIDRLWVKYSKGQWGFSVQKKIYQSLGGTREYNAEIWRNFGDRVGWREKGEGMNYNDLTFSLSIKGHLPWVVWGGDWVRWWCSSLASRLVDCNL